The following are encoded together in the Candidatus Nealsonbacteria bacterium genome:
- a CDS encoding S1 RNA-binding domain-containing protein, protein MKELLEKYSPSKRFKAGDIVEGIVVGKGRSALYIDLGAFSPGVIFGKEYQIAKDLLRRVKNGDKVMAKIVSLENDDGYIELSANDAGLELAWDTLKEKKDNEDIIKVKVVGANKGGLLAKLMNIPAFLPVSQLSSKNYPKVEGGNTSKILQELQKFIGKEMDVKILDFSKKDEKLILSEKIKEMEKTKELLKEYQAGDIVEGEITGIADFGAFISFGDGVDGLIHISEMAWQIIKSPSEVVKEGDKVNAQIIEISNDRVFLSLKSLRNNPWDKIKDKYKIGDIVKGKVSKINPFGAFIQLISSKDLESGKIQGLCHVSEFGTIEKMSEELLPEKEYGFEIVSLEPEEHRMILKLAR, encoded by the coding sequence ATGAAGGAATTACTAGAAAAATACAGCCCCAGCAAAAGATTTAAAGCTGGTGATATAGTAGAAGGGATTGTCGTTGGCAAGGGACGTTCCGCCCTTTATATTGACTTGGGAGCTTTCAGTCCTGGTGTTATTTTTGGAAAAGAATACCAGATTGCTAAAGACCTTCTAAGACGAGTAAAAAACGGAGACAAGGTAATGGCTAAAATAGTTTCTCTTGAGAATGATGATGGTTACATTGAGCTTTCAGCTAATGATGCCGGCTTAGAACTTGCATGGGACACACTCAAGGAAAAAAAGGATAATGAAGATATCATTAAAGTTAAAGTTGTTGGAGCCAATAAAGGAGGTTTGCTAGCAAAACTAATGAATATACCGGCATTTCTCCCAGTATCACAGTTATCATCAAAAAATTATCCTAAAGTAGAAGGTGGTAATACATCTAAGATATTACAAGAACTTCAAAAATTTATTGGTAAAGAAATGGATGTTAAGATTCTAGACTTCTCCAAGAAGGATGAGAAACTAATCCTTTCTGAAAAGATAAAAGAAATGGAAAAAACTAAAGAGCTTCTTAAGGAATATCAGGCCGGAGATATAGTCGAAGGAGAAATTACTGGAATTGCTGACTTTGGAGCATTTATTTCATTCGGAGATGGTGTCGATGGATTAATACATATATCTGAAATGGCTTGGCAAATAATTAAAAGTCCTTCAGAAGTAGTAAAGGAAGGAGATAAGGTTAACGCACAAATAATTGAGATATCAAATGACAGAGTCTTTTTATCCCTTAAATCATTGAGGAATAATCCTTGGGATAAAATAAAAGATAAATATAAGATCGGAGATATTGTTAAGGGAAAAGTTAGTAAAATAAATCCATTTGGAGCATTTATTCAACTAATATCAAGCAAAGACCTAGAAAGTGGTAAAATCCAAGGCCTATGCCATGTTTCAGAATTTGGAACTATTGAAAAGATGTCTGAAGAATTGCTCCCCGAAAAAGAATATGGCTTTGAGATTGTCTCCCTAGAGCCTGAAGAACACAGAATGATACTTAAACTCGCAAGATAG
- a CDS encoding MBL fold metallo-hydrolase, producing the protein MNITWHGQSFFRITTQKDKNTVDVVIDPYNKESGLTPPKVRVDILIVSDNKLDQKSFPNIEGSPFLISFPGEYEVKDVFVQGLTEDHKTTFYFIEAEGIRICHLGKFSQKEMSPDQLESLGDVDILFLPIGGGDTIEAKDAAKIVAQIEPKIVIPMNYKIPGLKDKLEGLDEFLKIMGIETKEELAKLSIKQKDLSFEEKKPEIVILSPKN; encoded by the coding sequence ATGAATATTACTTGGCACGGACAATCTTTCTTTCGTATCACTACTCAAAAAGATAAGAATACGGTAGATGTAGTTATAGATCCCTATAACAAAGAGAGCGGGCTTACTCCTCCAAAGGTTAGGGTAGATATTTTAATAGTTAGCGATAATAAGCTTGATCAGAAATCGTTTCCTAATATTGAGGGAAGTCCTTTTTTGATTTCTTTTCCTGGAGAATATGAAGTAAAAGATGTTTTTGTTCAGGGGCTGACCGAAGACCATAAAACAACTTTTTACTTTATTGAGGCAGAGGGAATAAGGATTTGCCATCTTGGTAAATTCTCTCAAAAAGAAATGAGCCCTGATCAATTAGAATCATTGGGGGACGTTGATATTCTTTTTCTTCCAATCGGAGGGGGCGATACCATTGAAGCTAAAGACGCAGCTAAAATTGTTGCTCAAATTGAACCCAAAATAGTGATACCAATGAATTACAAAATTCCAGGGCTCAAGGATAAATTAGAAGGCCTTGATGAGTTTTTAAAAATAATGGGAATAGAAACAAAAGAAGAACTAGCTAAGTTGAGCATTAAACAAAAAGATCTTTCTTTTGAAGAAAAGAAGCCAGAAATAGTTATTCTTAGTCCTAAAAATTGA
- the gyrA gene encoding DNA gyrase subunit A — translation MKKPSDKNNLDFQNKIGQIKTMDITEELQKSYIDYAMSVIVSRALPDVRDGLKPVQRRILYAMHEDGLKHTAKFRKSANVIGSVLGRYHPHGDVAVYEAMVRMTQDFSFRYPLVQGQGNMGSIDGDGAAAYRYTEARLSKIGEELLRDIEKNTVEFSDNYDGSQREPTVLPAPFPELLLNGTLGIAVGMATSIPPHNLTEVIDATVHLIHNPEATTEDLFEFIKGPDFPTRGQIYDQKEIITAYSQGRGPIVIRGKADIVESEKSKQRQILITEIPYQVNKSSLVEQFAKLVSEKKIEGIKDIRDESDREGLRIAIDLKGEAQPKKIINRLYKFSNLQKTFHLNMLALVDGIQPKILSLAEVLSHYLIHRKDVIYRRTKFELDKAKERTHILEGLVKALVNIDRCIKIIKESKSKDEAAQNLMKAFKLSQIQANAILEIRLHQLAKLERQRIEDELAKKLKEIKELEAILKSPKRMNSIIEKELLEVKKNFGDERKTKVYLQKLEEIAEEDLIPLEDTIITLTSGGYIKRINPSTYKIQKRGGRGILGMKTVQDDLVEHFIEAKTHDSLLFFTDSGKVFRILAYEIPEGTRVARGRGIFNFLEISSQEKVLSIIPLQKEDVEKNIKYLVMGTRDGVIKKTPIDDFKNIRRSGLIAINLRKNDLLRKVCKTTGEDDIIMVTNKGQSIRFKEKDVREMGRTAAGVKGIALKKDDKVLGMDVVRKEDESKGFLLVVTNKGFGKKTLLKEYRTQQRGGSGIKALNVTSKIGDLSVSKVLSGEEEELMVISQKGHIIKSKISLIPKLSRTTQGVRLMKLADKDMVASAICS, via the coding sequence ATGAAAAAACCCTCAGATAAAAATAACCTAGATTTTCAGAACAAAATCGGGCAGATAAAGACAATGGACATTACTGAAGAATTGCAGAAGAGCTATATTGATTATGCAATGTCGGTCATAGTTTCAAGGGCACTTCCTGATGTAAGGGACGGGCTAAAGCCTGTCCAAAGGCGAATACTTTATGCGATGCATGAAGACGGATTAAAACATACGGCTAAATTTCGTAAATCAGCTAACGTTATAGGTTCTGTCTTGGGAAGATACCATCCTCATGGGGATGTCGCTGTTTACGAGGCGATGGTAAGAATGACTCAGGACTTTTCTTTTCGTTATCCTCTTGTTCAAGGACAGGGTAATATGGGATCAATTGATGGTGACGGAGCTGCGGCATATCGTTACACCGAAGCTCGGCTTTCTAAAATTGGAGAAGAGTTATTAAGGGATATTGAAAAAAATACGGTTGAATTTTCAGATAATTATGATGGATCACAAAGAGAACCTACCGTTTTACCCGCTCCCTTTCCTGAACTTCTTTTAAATGGAACATTGGGTATTGCTGTAGGAATGGCTACTTCTATACCACCTCATAATCTCACTGAGGTTATTGATGCAACAGTTCATCTTATTCATAATCCAGAAGCTACAACAGAAGACCTTTTTGAATTTATTAAGGGACCGGACTTTCCTACCAGAGGTCAAATATATGACCAAAAAGAAATCATAACGGCTTATTCCCAGGGCAGGGGTCCAATAGTCATAAGAGGAAAAGCGGATATTGTTGAGTCAGAAAAATCAAAACAAAGGCAGATATTAATTACAGAGATACCTTATCAGGTGAACAAATCATCTCTTGTTGAGCAATTCGCAAAATTAGTATCAGAAAAGAAAATAGAAGGAATAAAAGATATAAGAGATGAGTCTGACAGAGAAGGATTAAGAATTGCGATTGATCTTAAGGGAGAAGCGCAACCTAAAAAAATTATCAATCGTCTTTATAAATTCTCTAACCTTCAAAAAACTTTTCATCTCAATATGCTTGCTCTGGTTGATGGTATTCAACCTAAAATTCTTAGTCTAGCAGAGGTTTTAAGTCATTACCTTATTCATCGCAAAGATGTAATTTATCGACGAACTAAATTTGAATTAGACAAAGCAAAGGAAAGAACACATATCTTAGAAGGGTTAGTAAAAGCTTTAGTTAATATAGATAGGTGTATAAAAATCATCAAAGAATCAAAGAGCAAGGATGAAGCGGCTCAAAACTTAATGAAGGCTTTCAAGCTTAGTCAAATACAGGCTAACGCAATTCTAGAAATAAGGCTTCATCAATTAGCAAAACTTGAAAGACAAAGAATTGAAGATGAGTTGGCAAAGAAATTGAAAGAAATAAAAGAACTAGAGGCAATCTTAAAGAGTCCGAAGAGAATGAACTCAATTATTGAAAAAGAATTACTAGAAGTTAAGAAGAATTTTGGAGACGAGAGAAAGACTAAGGTTTATCTTCAGAAGCTTGAGGAAATTGCAGAAGAAGACCTTATACCACTTGAAGACACTATCATTACCCTTACTAGTGGAGGATATATTAAAAGGATAAATCCATCTACATACAAGATACAAAAACGGGGCGGAAGAGGTATTTTAGGAATGAAGACCGTTCAAGATGATTTAGTAGAACATTTTATTGAAGCAAAGACCCATGATTCACTACTTTTCTTTACTGATTCCGGTAAGGTTTTCAGGATTCTGGCCTATGAGATTCCAGAAGGCACAAGAGTTGCCAGGGGAAGGGGTATATTTAATTTCTTAGAAATATCTTCTCAAGAGAAAGTTCTTTCAATTATTCCTCTTCAAAAAGAAGACGTTGAGAAGAATATTAAATATCTAGTAATGGGAACAAGAGATGGAGTTATAAAGAAGACGCCGATTGACGACTTCAAGAACATTCGTCGTTCTGGACTAATCGCCATTAACTTAAGAAAGAATGATCTTTTGAGAAAGGTTTGCAAAACAACCGGAGAAGATGATATAATAATGGTTACCAACAAGGGTCAATCAATAAGGTTTAAAGAAAAAGATGTAAGAGAGATGGGAAGGACTGCGGCCGGAGTAAAGGGAATTGCTCTTAAAAAGGACGACAAAGTGTTAGGTATGGATGTTGTTCGGAAAGAAGATGAATCAAAAGGATTCTTACTAGTTGTTACAAACAAAGGTTTTGGGAAGAAGACATTGCTTAAAGAATATCGAACCCAACAAAGAGGTGGCTCGGGTATTAAGGCACTAAATGTTACTTCCAAGATAGGAGATCTTTCTGTGTCAAAGGTGTTGTCCGGAGAAGAGGAAGAGTTGATGGTAATTTCTCAAAAAGGTCACATCATTAAGAGTAAGATATCTTTAATACCTAAGTTATCGCGGACAACTCAGGGAGTAAGGCTTATGAAGCTTGCAGATAAAGATATGGTTGCTTCTGCGATATGTAGCTAA
- a CDS encoding Hsp20/alpha crystallin family protein, with the protein MKPEDKNKKETEWKSHSISDKKWPDPEGELAIDVYQTDTEMVIQAAVAGIKSEELDISVENDLLTIKGHRKNPSEDKNRNYFFQECYWGDFSRKIIITDEIDPSRINAAMKEGILTIRIPRIIREPKSSIEIKEK; encoded by the coding sequence ATGAAACCAGAAGATAAAAACAAAAAAGAAACTGAATGGAAATCTCATTCTATCAGCGATAAAAAGTGGCCTGATCCAGAAGGAGAGCTTGCCATTGATGTGTACCAAACAGATACAGAGATGGTTATTCAAGCCGCTGTAGCTGGTATTAAGTCCGAAGAATTAGATATTTCCGTTGAGAATGATCTATTAACAATAAAAGGGCATCGTAAAAATCCTTCTGAAGATAAAAATAGGAACTATTTTTTTCAAGAATGTTATTGGGGGGATTTTTCAAGAAAGATTATCATCACCGATGAAATTGATCCATCAAGAATAAATGCAGCTATGAAAGAAGGAATATTGACCATAAGAATTCCAAGAATAATTAGAGAACCAAAGAGTTCAATAGAAATAAAAGAGAAATAA
- a CDS encoding PrsW family intramembrane metalloprotease has translation MIFLYFAILSFLPSIVWLLFFLKEDVRPEPNKTILKVFIHGMISTFPVLLIGIITSYILREMDIPLFAIMLIQVVFIAAVTEEFVKYMVVKYSVLNSPECDEPVDIMIYAITAAMGFAALENILFLFPIKEFLAAVSVSTPMLIDNSLSINDAVIGSLIRFMSGTFLHALVSGIMGYYIAISILNDKKRKILIVKGLVIAMLLHGLYNSSIIMSETNEWFLSLAPAILITLFLVVFLCFSKLRSMPSICKLENDETRR, from the coding sequence ATGATCTTCTTATATTTCGCCATATTATCTTTCTTGCCCAGTATCGTATGGCTTCTTTTCTTTTTAAAAGAAGATGTCCGCCCCGAACCAAATAAAACTATACTGAAAGTTTTTATTCATGGCATGATTTCAACGTTTCCAGTCTTATTAATCGGAATTATCACTAGCTACATACTAAGAGAAATGGACATACCCCTATTTGCCATAATGCTAATACAGGTAGTATTTATTGCGGCTGTTACTGAAGAATTTGTGAAATATATGGTTGTAAAGTATTCCGTTCTTAATAGTCCTGAATGTGACGAGCCGGTAGACATTATGATATATGCAATAACCGCTGCCATGGGATTTGCTGCTCTTGAGAACATCCTCTTTCTTTTCCCTATAAAAGAATTTCTAGCTGCAGTGTCTGTTTCGACCCCAATGCTAATAGATAACTCTCTTTCCATAAATGATGCTGTAATTGGCAGCCTTATTCGATTTATGAGCGGAACATTTCTTCATGCTCTAGTTTCGGGAATTATGGGTTATTATATCGCCATATCAATATTAAATGATAAAAAAAGAAAAATATTAATCGTAAAAGGACTGGTAATAGCCATGCTCTTGCACGGATTGTATAACTCTTCTATAATAATGTCAGAAACTAACGAATGGTTCTTGTCTTTAGCGCCAGCAATCTTAATAACACTTTTCCTTGTCGTGTTTCTGTGCTTTTCAAAGCTCAGGAGTATGCCAAGTATTTGTAAATTAGAAAATGATGAAACCAGAAGATAA